The proteins below come from a single Jaculus jaculus isolate mJacJac1 chromosome X, mJacJac1.mat.Y.cur, whole genome shotgun sequence genomic window:
- the LOC101593769 gene encoding melanoma-associated antigen 10-like produces MSHHYEKRPRVSLEQDVQDPTERQDLTFTQAPLAEEKEKEGEKASNDEKTTSSTYASLNVAPFSGPHPSSLSLPYSLAQGDAQGAGPSTGMLRNSRGLQRSYSSISWSRLHEESGRQKGKKRVGTVQPIIDTESLWKKRQTKMVNKLVKVLVLKYRKKTSITQVEMLKVVTKSWQKQFPLIFKKAVQCLEVIYGIDVKKNDQMSSCYILVNSLNLTYGDTMMPGQRLPRNGFLILILGLIFIDGNSASEESVWKFLNTVGVYEGIMHSIYGEPKGFLTRELVQEKYLEYQQVPNSETPRFNFLWGPRAHAETNKMKVLEHLAKFTGRDPAYYSFMYAEAFREDEERAWARAFLLNSASAILIADHLLTTSAMQKEEPVSSAVEEDSEDSQ; encoded by the coding sequence ATGTCTCATCACTATGAAAAACGTCCACGTGTCAGCCTTGAGCAAGACGTCCAGGACCCAACTGAAAGACAGGACTTGACATTTACACAGGCTCCCCtagctgaagagaaggaaaaagaaggggagaaagcCAGCAATGATGAGAAAACTACCTCTTCCACATATGCCTCTTTAAATGTCGCTCCTTTCTCTGGTCCTcacccctcctccctttccttaccCTATTCTCTGGCTCAGGGTGATGCACAGGGTGCAGGACCTTCTACAGGGATGCTGAGGAATTCCCGGGGACTTCAGAGATCTTACTCCTCCATTTCATGGAGCAGGTTACATGAAGAGTCTGGAcgccagaaaggaaagaaacgtGTAGGCACTGTCCAGCCTATAATAGACACTGAATCCTTGTGGAAAAAACGTCAAACCAAAATGGTGAATAAGTTGGTGAAAGTCCTGGTCCTCAAATACAGAAAGAAGACATCCATCACACAAGTGGAAATGCTCAAGGTTGTCACCAAATCGTGGCAGAAACAATTCCCTCTCATCTTCAAGAAAGCTGTTCAGTGCTTGGAGGTGATTTATGGTATtgatgtaaagaaaaatgaccagATGAGCAGTTGTTACATCCTTGTCAATTCACTGAACCTCACCTATGGAGACACAATGATGCCTGGCCAGAGACTGCCTCGAAATGGCTTCCTGATACTTATCCTGGGTTTAATATTCATAGATGGAAACTCTGCCTCTGAAGAAAGTGTGTGGAAATTCCTAAATACGGTAGGGGTTTATGAAGGAATAATGCACTCCATATATGGGGAGCCCAAGGGATTCCTGACCAGAGAGTTGGTGCAGGAAAAGTACCTGGAGTATCAGCAGGTGCCTAACAGTGAGACTCCACGCTTCAATTTCCTGTGGGGTCCAAGAGCCCATGCTGAAACCAATAAGATGAAAGTCCTGGAACATTTGGCCAAGTTTACAGGCAGAGACCCAGCATATTATTCCTTCATGTATGCTGAGGCTTTCAGAGAAGATGAAGAGAGGGCCTGGGCCAGAGCTTTCCTCTTGAATAGTGCTAGTGCCATACTGATTGCGGACCATTTGCTGACAACTTCTGCTATGCAAAAAGAGGAACCGGTTTCTTCTGCTGTTGAAGAGGACAGCGAAGATTCCCAGTAA